One segment of Synergistota bacterium DNA contains the following:
- a CDS encoding AAA family ATPase, with protein sequence MKFWDREREAKWLKRYLRTEPNAILFVYGPKSSGKSTLLQRVVEELPKGEFKYYWYDLRERVISGYESVLKLFFKEKGWLKRVLERVPSLMRIPLGVFEVELSDMDKIFRGELDAFEEMKLILERDSREEGVTPVIVFDELQKLKEVYLNSPNNQRPLINELFNFFVRLTKVLHLSHVIVMTSDTFFIERIYGDSALKHTSR encoded by the coding sequence ATGAAATTTTGGGACAGGGAGAGGGAAGCGAAATGGCTAAAGAGGTATTTGCGGACTGAACCCAATGCTATTCTTTTCGTATATGGTCCTAAGTCCAGTGGTAAAAGCACGCTTTTGCAGAGGGTGGTTGAGGAGCTACCTAAGGGTGAGTTTAAGTATTACTGGTATGATTTGAGGGAGAGGGTTATTAGTGGATATGAAAGTGTATTAAAGCTGTTTTTTAAGGAAAAGGGGTGGTTGAAGAGGGTTTTAGAGAGGGTACCGTCTTTGATGCGGATACCTTTAGGGGTTTTTGAGGTTGAATTATCTGATATGGATAAGATATTTCGTGGAGAGCTTGATGCGTTTGAGGAGATGAAGCTTATACTGGAGAGGGATTCGAGGGAGGAAGGAGTAACTCCTGTGATAGTCTTTGACGAGCTACAGAAGCTGAAGGAGGTTTACTTAAACAGTCCGAATAATCAGAGGCCGTTGATAAACGAGCTATTTAACTTTTTTGTCAGGCTTACTAAGGTTTTACATCTTTCACATGTAATAGTTATGACTTCGGACACGTTTTTTATAGAGCGAATTTATGGGGACTCCGCTTTGAAGCACACATCTCGAT